A segment of the Curtobacterium sp. MCSS17_007 genome:
TCGGCCACCACCAGCCCGAACGGGTCCTCACCAACGACGAGCTGTCGACCATGGTCGACACGAACGACGAGTGGATCACCACCCGCACCGGCATCAAGACCCGCCGCATCGCCGGCCCGGACGACAGCGTCGTGTCGATGGCGATCGAGGCCGGTCGGATGGCGATCGCCGACGCCGGCCTCGAACCGTCCGACATCGGACTCGTGATCGTCGCCTCGACCACCCACCGCGAGCGGTCGCCCTACACCGCCGGTCGGGTCGCCGCGGCGCTCGGGATGGCGAACGGACCAGCGCCGATCGACATCAACACCGCGTGCAGCGGCTTCGAGTACGCGATGGCCCTCGCCGACCAGTCGATCCGGGTCGGCGCGTCCGACACGGCGCTCGTCATCGGCTCCGAGACGCTGTCGAGCATCGCCGACTGGACCGACCGCTCGACGTGCGTGCTCGTCGGCGACGGCGCCGGCGCGGTCGTGATCGCTGCGTCCGAGACCGCCGAGATCGGTCCGGTGTCGTGGGGGAGCGTGCCACACCTCAACGAGGCGGTGCTCGTCACGCGGGACCCCGAGTACTTCACGCAGCAGGGTCGGTCGATCTACCGCTGGGCGATCACCGAGGCCGAGGGGCACGCCCGCGCAGTCGTCGAGGCAGCCGGGCTGACGCTCGACGACATCGGGGTGTTCGCCTTCCACCAGGCGAACCTGCGGATCATCGAGCCCCTGGCCGAGGCGCTCGGCGGGGCGGACAAGTACGTCGTCCGGGACGTCGTCGAGTCGGGCAACACCTCGGCCGCGAGCGTGCCGCTCGGGCTGTCGAAGGCGTGGCACCGCGGCGAGCTGCCGGAGGACACCCTGGCACTGCTGTTCGGCTTCGGCGGCGGTTTCGCGCACGCCGGGCAGGTGGTGCGGACGCCGAAGCGACGCGCGTGACGGACGCGGACTGCTGACGGACGGGAGGCGCGGTGCCAGCCGGCACCGCGCCTCCCGTCCGTCGGCCGAGCGCCGTCAGTCGCGCTCGATCCGGCCGTCGGACTGCTCGCGGTCGTGCTGCGGGTCGCGGTGCGGGGTGTCCGCCCACAGGTCCTCGTCGGCGCGGCCCTTCCGCCGCCAGGGAAGTGCGCGGCGCTCCTGGTCACCCGTGCGGTCGCCGCTCGTCGACCCGCCCTTCGCCCCGCGACCGCGCTCCTTCGTCGGCTTCGCCTCGAGCACGATGGTGAAGTGTCGCGGCGGCAGCCCGAAGCCCTCACGGGAGGCCTGGACGACCTTCTTGCCGAGTGCGTGGTTGCCCAGTCCGCCCACTGCCGCGCCGATGCCGAAGGGCAGCGCGCGTCCGAGGACCGAGGCTCCCTGGCGTGCCGCGAACCGCTTGATGAACTGGTCGCGGACCTTGCCGCCGATGCCGCTCACCACCTGCTTCGGCAACGAGGCCGTCACCATCTCACCCCAGAACGCCGACCGGGCCTGGCCACCGGCTGCCTGCCCGGCGAGCTGCTTCACGAGCTCAGTTCCGGGGGCGCCGAGGATGAGCGCCATCACGAGCGTGCGGGAGCGCTCGGGGTCCTCGAGGGCGATGCCGTGCACCTCGGTCACCGACTGCGCGAAGAGGGCGGTGGCCTCGAGGAAGCCGACCGTCTCTGCGCCACTGAGGCCGAGCGCTGCCGCCATGCCGACGCCGGGGATCACCGCACTCGCACCGACCGCAGCGCCACCGGTCGTGACCGCCGCGAGGTACTGCCGCTCGAGGATCTGGATGATCTCGGCGGGGCTCGCGTCCGGGTGGCGTCGGCGCACCGCGTTCACGTGGGCGACCACCACCGGTCGCTGCACGGCGATGACGCGGTCGAGCATCTTCGTCCACCCGTTCGGGTTCGCGGGCGTGGGGGTCCGTTCGTCGCGGGTGTCGGACTGGACCGGGGCGGGCGGCATCGGCGCGATCGCCCCGTCGTTGTGCTGTCGGGCCATGGGGCTGAACGTACGCTCGCGTGGTGGGAGCTCCGCCCGCCCTGGTCGCTCCGCGCACCCCGGTGACCGGCGGAGCGCGGCGGCCTGGCTACCGCCGTGCGAGCTCCGCGCGCAGCGGCAGGTCCTGGTCCTCGAGGATGAACTGGGCGCCGACGGCCGTGCGGGCGTGCACGACGACCGGGGCGAGCAGGTTCACCGTCGTGCCGTCCGCACCCGGGTTCGCGACCACGAGGAGCATCGCGTCGGACGGGTCGGCGAGTCCGATCGTCGCAGCCTGCTCGTCCGTGAGTTCCGGCGCGTAGTCGGGCAGGTGCACGGCCGCGTCGAGCAGGTACAGCCGGGCGTCGCCGCCGCTGAGCGCGAAGAGCCCTTCGGCACCCTCGACC
Coding sequences within it:
- a CDS encoding flagellar assembly protein FliW codes for the protein MSIDLTFPVPPFGLPPAPVFTLAPVEGAEGLFALSGGDARLYLLDAAVHLPDYAPELTDEQAATIGLADPSDAMLLVVANPGADGTTVNLLAPVVVHARTAVGAQFILEDQDLPLRAELARR
- a CDS encoding beta-ketoacyl-ACP synthase III, whose amino-acid sequence is MNTPALRGSRILGFGHHQPERVLTNDELSTMVDTNDEWITTRTGIKTRRIAGPDDSVVSMAIEAGRMAIADAGLEPSDIGLVIVASTTHRERSPYTAGRVAAALGMANGPAPIDINTACSGFEYAMALADQSIRVGASDTALVIGSETLSSIADWTDRSTCVLVGDGAGAVVIAASETAEIGPVSWGSVPHLNEAVLVTRDPEYFTQQGRSIYRWAITEAEGHARAVVEAAGLTLDDIGVFAFHQANLRIIEPLAEALGGADKYVVRDVVESGNTSAASVPLGLSKAWHRGELPEDTLALLFGFGGGFAHAGQVVRTPKRRA